Below is a window of Clavibacter michiganensis subsp. tessellarius DNA.
CAGCAAGCTCCTGTGGCCGACAGCTGCCGTCGCCGCCACGGTGCTCGGCGCCATCATCCCGATGCTCTTCTTCCGTCGGTACTACTTCGTCAACGACACCGAGGCGGGCGCCTTCGGGCAGTGGTGGGAGATCGGGGACCGGCTCCTGTCGGGCAACTGGTCGCTGCTGAACCCCACGGTGTGGCAGTCCGGCAACTACCAGGCCGAGGGGGCGTGGGGCATCTACAGCCCCTTCATCTGGCTCATCGGACTCGGGTCGCACGTCCTGTTCGACGCGGCCCTGTACTCCACGATCGTCAAGCTCGCCTGCCTCGCGATCGGGTCGGCGGGCTTCTACGTCCTCGCGCGGAGCTACGGCATCCCCCGGGCGTGGTCGACCGCCGTCGCCGTGGCCGCCCCGCTGGCGGGCTTCACCCTCTACTACGACGCCCCGTCGTGGGTGAACGGGCTCATGGCGTGGTGCTGGTGGCCGCTCGCCGTCGGGCTGACCCGGCGGAGCGTGCTGCTGAACCGCACGCCGTACGGCGGCATCGCGGCGTCCCTGCTGCTCGTGGGCATCGGCTACGTGTCCACCACGCTCATGCTCGCGGCGTCGCTCGCGGCCATCCTCCTCGAGGCGGTCCTCCGGCGGGACCGGGGCGCGATCTGGCGGGCGCTCGCCGCGTCGACCGTCGCCGGGCTCTTCACCATCGTCGTCCACCTCCCCGGCCTCCTCACGGCGTCGGTCTCCGGACGCAACGAGGGCATCGTCAACACGGGCTTCCTCGGCGTCGACCTGTCCGACCTCGCCATCGCCGGGATCCCCTCGGGCGGGCCCTTCATGGAGACGTACGGGAGCCAGTTCCCCGGATCCCCCCTCACCTACATCTCCTGGCTGCTGCCGCTGGTGGTGCTCATCCGGCCGCGGGAGCTCGGCCGGCTGCTCCGCTCCCGCCCGAGCCTCGTGGCCATCGCCGTGATCGCGCTCATCGCCGTGAGCGCGCCGTCGCAGATCGGCCCGCTCCGGTTCCCCGTGCGCGTGCTCCCGTACGTCGCCGGCACGGTCCTGCTGATCCTCGCGCTCGGGCTCTCGCGCGCGCGACGGACCGTGGTCACCGGCAGGCACGTCGGCGCGGCGCTGCTCATCGTCGCCACGACGGGCGGCCTCATGTTCCTGCAGGCCCCGCGCGAGTGGCGCGCCATCGCCGTCGGCATGGTCGTGTCCGGGATCCTCGTCGCGGTCGCGCTGGGCATCGCCGGCGGACGCCTGGGCCGCGCGGGCCGGCTGCCGGGCCTCCGGCGCATCGTGCGACCCCGCGACGCGGGCGGCGTCACGCGGGCGCTCGCGGTGATGGCCGTGGCCGGCACGCTGGTCGCGCTCGTGCCGCAGCACGTGTTCTCCCCGGCGTCGCCGCTCACCAGCTACTGGCTGCCGTCGGACGTCGTCGAGTACTCGACCCAGCTCACGCAGTCCCAGGGGGACGTGCTCGTGGTCGGCTGGTCGGACGACGACTTCTACGACGAGTCGCTCGTCGGCAACTCCTGGTACATCACGGGCAAGCCCGTGCAGAACGCCTACTCGTCGGTCTACTACCCCGGCTACTCGAAGGCCGTGTGCATGCAGTACAACGGCTTCACCTGCGGCCAGCTCTACGAGCAGCTGTTCCAGCCGGTCAAGGGATCCGACACGGGCACCGACCTCGTCGACCTGCTCGGCGTCAGCACCGTCCAGGTGGTCAAGGTGCAGAAGGGCCTCGACGCGTCCCGGGCCGTGCCGGCCTCCGACTGGCAGGTCGTCCCCGACGGCTGGCACGTGGCGGAGGACACGCCGCACACGCGCCTCATCGTCCGCGACGCCCCGGTCGACGGCGCGGGCGGCGTCGCCTGGACCTCGTCGGGGACGTCCGCCACCGTCCTGCACCAGGACCCGATGGGCACGACCCTGCGCATCGACTCCGCGCCTGCCGAGGGCGGTCGCGTGGCGCTGTCGCTCATCCCGTGGCCCGGCTACCGCGTCGACGGGGGCGGCACGCTCGCCGCGCACCCGGTCGACGACATGCTGCTCGGCGTCGACGTGTCGGCGGCGGACGTGGGCCGCACGGTCACGGTGTCCTTCTGGAGCCCCGGGTGGCAGGTGCAGCTCGGCAGCGGGATCCTCATGCTGCTGGTCATCGGCGCCTGGGCGGTCCTCCGCTGGCGCGCCCGGAGGAGCTCGTGAGGGCCGCCCCGCGCGTCGTCGCGGTCGTGGTCGCCTGGAACCGGCGCGACCTCGTGGTGGAGACGCTCGGCGCGCTCGCCGCGCAGACGGTGCCGCTCGACGCGGTCGTCGTCATCGACAACGCCTCCACCGACGGCTCCGGCGACGTCATCCGGGAGCGGTTCCCGGACGTGGCGCTGACCCGGCTCCCCACCAACACCGGCGGCGCGGGCGGCTTCACGGCGGGCATCGAGCGCGCGCTCACCGTGCACGACGCCGAGCTGGTGTGGCTGATGGACGATGACACCGTGCCGGACCCCACCGCCCTCGCGGAGCTCCTGCGCGCACGCGCCGCCGCACCCCGCGGCACCGTCGTGCTCGCGTCGGCGGTGCGCTGGACCGACGGCCGCCCGCACCCCATGAACACCCCGCGCACGCGCCCCTCCGCCTCGCGCGCGAGCGTCGCGCGGGCCCGCCGGCACGGCTGCACGCCGGTCCGCACCGCCTCCTTCGTGTCGATGCTGATCGAGGCCGACGCCATCCGCGCGCACGGGCTGCCGATGGCCGACTACTTCCTCTGGAACGACGACTTCGAGTACTCGGCGCGCCTGCTCCGCCGGGGTCGCGGCTACCTCGTGCACGGCAGCACCGTCGAGCACCGCACGCGCACGTTCGGCTCGACGGACGTCGACCCGGGGGCGCGCTTCGTCTTCGAGGTCCGCAACAAGATCTGGATGCTGCTGCGGTCGCGCGCCCTCTCGCCGGCGGAGCGCGTGCTCTACACCGGCGCCGCCCTCGTGGGCTGGACGCGCACCCTCGCCCGCTCGGCCGACCGGCCGCTCCTCCTGCGCGGGCTCCGCGACGGGATCCGCCAGGGCGTCGGCGGTCGTCCACGTCCCGCGCACGTCGTGCTCGACGGGCTCGACGGCATCACCGAGGGCGTCCGCCGGATCGACGCCGCCGCCGGCCGCTGAGGCGCCCACCGCCGGGCGGCGTCGGCCGCGGTCGCGGCGGCCGCGCCCGTCGCGTCGCCTGCGCCCGTCGCGGCGCCCGCCTCAGTCGCGGCGGTAGGGCAGCTCCGACGAGGCCGTCTCCACGCCGGCCTTCGCGTCCGTGCCGGCCGGCCGGCCGACGTGCGACGCGACCAGGTACAGCGGCCGGTTCTGCACCTCCGCGTACACCCGCCCGAGGTAGCTGCCCAGGACGCTGAGCATCATGATCTGCACGCCGCCCACGAACAGGATGGCGATGACCGTGAACGTCCACCCCGGGACGACGCTCGACGGGTCGATGGCGCGGCTCACCAGGACGTAGACGACCGCGAGCGCGCTGAGGGCGGAGACCACGAGGCCGACCAGCTGGATGAGCTTCAGCGGGAAGGTCGAGAAGCCGAGGATCCCGTCCGCGGCGAACTTGATCATCTTCCGCAGCGGGTAGCCGGTGACGCCCGCGTGGCGCTCGTCGCGGTCGAACTGCACGCTCGTCTGCCGGAACCCGACGTAGGAGACCATGCCGCGCAGGAAGCGGTTGCGCTCCGGGAAGCGCTTGACGGCGTCGATGACCTTGCGGTCGATGAGCCGGAAGTCCCCGGTGTCGCGGGGGATGTCGATCTCGGCGACGAGGGCCAGGGTGCGGTAGAACGCGCCGGCCGTCGCCTTCTTGAAGAAGGTGTCCTTGCGGGTCCGGCGCTGGGCGTAGACGACGTTGAAGCCCTCCCGCCACCGGCGGATGAGCTCCACCGCGACCCGGGGCGGGTCCTGCAGGTCGGTGTCCATGATGACGGCCGCGTCGCCCGAGGCGTGGTCGATGCCCGCCGTGACCGCGATCTGGTGGCCGAAGTTGCGCGAGAAGTCGATGACCTGCACGCGGTCGTCCGCGGCCGCGAGGGCGTGCAGGTGCTCGAGGGAGCCGTCCGCGGACCCGTCGTTGACGTACACGAACTCGAACCGCATGCCGAGGTCGGCCGCCTCCAGCGCCTCGGTCAGCGTGCGGGAGAACAGCTCGACGCTGTCCTCCTCGTTGTACACGGGGAGGATGAAGCTCACGAGCGGCTCGGATGCGGGGAGGGGCTCTGCGGTCACGTGTCGGTTTCCCTCGTCGGTGCGTGTCGGGGTCGGATGCGGATCGGCGACCGG
It encodes the following:
- a CDS encoding glycosyltransferase — its product is MRAAPRVVAVVVAWNRRDLVVETLGALAAQTVPLDAVVVIDNASTDGSGDVIRERFPDVALTRLPTNTGGAGGFTAGIERALTVHDAELVWLMDDDTVPDPTALAELLRARAAAPRGTVVLASAVRWTDGRPHPMNTPRTRPSASRASVARARRHGCTPVRTASFVSMLIEADAIRAHGLPMADYFLWNDDFEYSARLLRRGRGYLVHGSTVEHRTRTFGSTDVDPGARFVFEVRNKIWMLLRSRALSPAERVLYTGAALVGWTRTLARSADRPLLLRGLRDGIRQGVGGRPRPAHVVLDGLDGITEGVRRIDAAAGR
- a CDS encoding glycosyltransferase family 2 protein gives rise to the protein MTAEPLPASEPLVSFILPVYNEEDSVELFSRTLTEALEAADLGMRFEFVYVNDGSADGSLEHLHALAAADDRVQVIDFSRNFGHQIAVTAGIDHASGDAAVIMDTDLQDPPRVAVELIRRWREGFNVVYAQRRTRKDTFFKKATAGAFYRTLALVAEIDIPRDTGDFRLIDRKVIDAVKRFPERNRFLRGMVSYVGFRQTSVQFDRDERHAGVTGYPLRKMIKFAADGILGFSTFPLKLIQLVGLVVSALSALAVVYVLVSRAIDPSSVVPGWTFTVIAILFVGGVQIMMLSVLGSYLGRVYAEVQNRPLYLVASHVGRPAGTDAKAGVETASSELPYRRD